One window of Bacillus alkalicellulosilyticus genomic DNA carries:
- the mazG gene encoding nucleoside triphosphate pyrophosphohydrolase, with protein sequence MNKVTVIGLGAGNLDQMPLGVYREIKQSAALFVRTKDHPVLEELVTEGVEFTSFDDLYEKNVQFETVYESIVEELVKQAKQRNITYAVPGHPFVAEQTVQLLVQAAKEQSFSLEFIGGQSFLDPMFTAVQIDPIEGCQVVDGTSLVKETLQVRQHIVICQVYDSFIASEVKLTLMELLPDDYEVVVATAVGLPEQHLQRVKLFELDRNVPLSNLTAVYVPPVKDNSLLYQDFSMLRDVIRTLRGPNGCPWDKEQTHASLKRYLIEEAYEVLEAIDEEDDDNLVEELGDVLLQVMLHAQIGEDEGWFSVDDIIRTLTEKMIRRHPHVFAEVDVSNSDEVVKNWDDIKKAEKQGKTNDESIINSIPKGMPSLLKAYELQKATAKVGFDWNEPAPIWMKLQEEIAEFFAEIKVGNTEKMGKEFGDLLFVVVNLGRHYGIHPEEALQATNVKFTKRFQLIENELQRRNLSFSDVTLEELDEIWEETKKKYK encoded by the coding sequence ATGAATAAAGTTACTGTCATTGGGTTAGGAGCAGGAAATTTAGACCAAATGCCGCTAGGAGTATACAGAGAAATCAAACAATCGGCAGCTTTGTTTGTAAGAACCAAAGATCATCCAGTTCTAGAAGAGCTTGTCACAGAAGGAGTCGAGTTTACTTCGTTTGATGACTTGTATGAAAAAAACGTTCAGTTTGAAACGGTGTATGAGTCTATTGTTGAAGAGTTAGTAAAGCAGGCGAAGCAAAGAAACATTACATATGCAGTACCAGGTCATCCTTTTGTTGCGGAGCAAACGGTACAACTGTTAGTTCAAGCCGCGAAAGAACAGTCATTTTCTTTAGAGTTTATAGGTGGTCAAAGCTTTTTAGATCCTATGTTCACAGCGGTTCAAATTGATCCGATAGAGGGTTGTCAAGTCGTAGACGGGACAAGCTTAGTGAAAGAAACGTTGCAAGTTAGACAACACATTGTCATTTGTCAGGTATATGACTCGTTCATTGCCTCTGAAGTGAAACTAACACTAATGGAACTCTTGCCAGATGATTATGAAGTCGTTGTGGCTACGGCAGTAGGATTGCCGGAACAACACCTACAACGCGTTAAATTATTTGAACTTGACCGAAATGTACCATTAAGTAACTTAACGGCAGTTTATGTACCACCAGTTAAAGATAACTCGTTGTTATACCAAGATTTTTCAATGTTACGTGACGTCATCCGAACGCTACGAGGACCGAATGGTTGTCCTTGGGACAAAGAACAAACTCATGCTTCATTGAAGCGCTATTTAATTGAAGAAGCGTACGAAGTCTTAGAGGCAATTGATGAAGAGGATGATGATAACCTCGTAGAAGAGTTAGGAGATGTTCTTCTTCAAGTGATGCTTCATGCTCAAATTGGGGAGGACGAAGGTTGGTTTTCTGTAGACGACATCATTCGCACGTTAACAGAAAAAATGATTCGTCGTCATCCACATGTATTTGCAGAAGTGGACGTTTCCAATTCTGATGAAGTGGTAAAGAATTGGGATGACATTAAGAAAGCCGAAAAACAGGGTAAAACAAACGACGAATCCATTATTAATTCGATTCCAAAAGGGATGCCTTCTCTTCTAAAGGCATATGAGCTACAAAAAGCAACAGCTAAAGTAGGGTTTGATTGGAATGAACCTGCACCGATTTGGATGAAGCTCCAAGAAGAAATTGCTGAGTTTTTTGCAGAAATTAAAGTGGGAAATACAGAAAAGATGGGTAAAGAGTTTGGTGACCTTTTATTTGTTGTCGTTAACTTGGGGCGTCATTATGGTATTCACCCTGAGGAGGCATTACAAGCGACAAACGTAAAATTTACAAAACGTTTTCAGCTAATTGAAAATGAATTACAACGTAGAAATCTATCGTTTTCAGACGTCACCTTAGAAGAACTTGACGAAATATGGGAAGAAACGAAGAAAAAATATAAATGA
- a CDS encoding RNA-binding S4 domain-containing protein — MRLDKFLKVSRIIKRRTVAKEIADQGRITVNGNVAKAGTEVKTGDELVIRFGHKLITVVVNELKATSKKEEASQMYTVVKEEAIKDPVDELF, encoded by the coding sequence GTGAGATTAGATAAATTTTTAAAGGTATCTCGTATTATTAAACGAAGAACGGTTGCTAAAGAAATTGCAGATCAAGGTCGAATTACAGTAAACGGAAATGTAGCAAAAGCAGGAACAGAGGTGAAGACGGGAGATGAACTAGTCATTCGCTTCGGTCATAAATTAATAACGGTAGTTGTCAATGAGTTAAAGGCAACATCGAAGAAAGAAGAAGCGTCTCAGATGTATACAGTCGTAAAAGAAGAGGCAATTAAGGATCCAGTGGACGAACTTTTTTAA